A window from Thiosulfatimonas sediminis encodes these proteins:
- a CDS encoding CsoS2 family carboxysome shell protein has translation MSQSQSGRAAAQARRQAQLGGASTSPTKTSASQRHTAPAPAPIPSRAQQRTVSAAPVAPSAAKVAPMSAPQERAQLGRPVVVAEGREAAQKRRQAQLRGNRGYQKQASNNLHPKAKAYQNRVAAQSAPKQTEAPAPKVEAAPKNLTSTRGNPSGRREVKAAPAVAVNANPGRGMSRAHRKARTLGKIAETAYKSKGSQAGAVARMYNPEASSRDIARTVRVDRCTRGKTCGTASSSTHRGRKGRNSAPGKVGFSTTLAGQGISGTQVGQGSMTGAEFGACQVVSGTEYFSSEEFNTYCESVPTAGKPKVTRTQTTHGEAVSGTAVGNAAAVTGDRAGACSVITGTEYLPADQSELFCNVKSSEPKKATGFSVNATQMNDQGASKVTGMDSYRSQSTTIRPNEPSAPRKVMASHTAAGNYTTGTQVGRIEDVTGDERGYCQTVSGTGYQGVEETETFCGTQQPEVMPYQITVSSTSRGQSISGDRSGSTTGMTGAEAGSCKAITGTPYMSFEHISSCGMEARAEIQQRTMGSVMLGKHPMTGAKPGPEGLTGAQIGACKLVTGTPYQGAGQTAAVCGGQANAARPGESDFPQLMRSNVPAAPVNAPQMMRQAAPVVMQTPVVAPPQEAPQQGSRITGDGWDRSSKVTGTEGEWATKRNPSYRGGNSKPAQVMGAHNYRPQAMPEVPQSVITGSAGNTDTGAKVTLSGGARA, from the coding sequence ATGAGTCAATCTCAAAGTGGTCGCGCAGCAGCGCAAGCACGCCGTCAAGCACAGCTTGGTGGTGCGTCTACCTCCCCGACAAAAACTTCTGCAAGTCAGCGTCACACTGCACCTGCTCCAGCACCGATTCCATCGCGTGCTCAGCAGCGTACAGTCAGCGCTGCGCCAGTGGCTCCAAGTGCAGCGAAAGTTGCTCCGATGAGCGCTCCACAAGAGCGTGCTCAGCTTGGTCGTCCAGTGGTGGTTGCAGAAGGGCGTGAAGCCGCTCAGAAACGTCGTCAAGCGCAGCTTCGTGGTAACCGTGGTTATCAGAAGCAGGCGAGCAATAATCTTCATCCGAAAGCGAAGGCTTATCAGAACCGTGTAGCGGCACAAAGTGCGCCAAAACAGACTGAAGCGCCTGCGCCTAAAGTTGAAGCGGCTCCAAAAAACCTTACCTCTACTCGTGGCAATCCGAGTGGTCGCAGAGAAGTGAAAGCTGCTCCAGCGGTTGCTGTGAATGCCAATCCGGGTCGTGGTATGTCTAGAGCGCACCGTAAGGCGCGTACGCTAGGTAAAATTGCTGAAACTGCTTATAAGTCAAAAGGTAGTCAAGCTGGAGCTGTTGCGCGTATGTACAATCCAGAAGCTTCAAGCCGTGATATTGCACGTACTGTTCGTGTTGATCGCTGTACTCGCGGGAAAACCTGCGGCACGGCAAGCAGCAGCACACATCGTGGCCGTAAAGGTCGCAACAGTGCCCCTGGAAAGGTAGGCTTCTCTACCACTCTTGCTGGTCAAGGGATTTCGGGTACGCAAGTCGGACAAGGTAGTATGACAGGTGCCGAATTCGGTGCATGTCAAGTTGTTAGCGGTACAGAATATTTTAGTTCAGAAGAGTTCAACACTTACTGCGAAAGTGTACCAACAGCGGGAAAGCCAAAAGTAACCCGTACGCAAACAACTCATGGTGAAGCCGTGAGTGGGACAGCAGTTGGCAATGCCGCCGCGGTAACGGGTGATCGTGCAGGAGCGTGTTCAGTGATTACAGGAACTGAATACTTACCAGCCGATCAAAGTGAACTTTTCTGTAATGTTAAATCTAGCGAGCCTAAAAAGGCGACTGGTTTTAGCGTTAACGCAACACAAATGAATGATCAAGGTGCTTCTAAAGTAACTGGAATGGACAGCTATCGCTCGCAGTCCACCACAATTCGTCCCAATGAACCAAGTGCACCACGCAAGGTGATGGCTTCGCACACAGCGGCAGGCAATTACACTACGGGTACACAGGTAGGGCGTATTGAAGATGTTACTGGTGATGAACGTGGTTATTGCCAAACAGTGAGTGGTACCGGCTACCAAGGTGTTGAGGAAACAGAAACTTTCTGTGGTACGCAGCAACCTGAAGTCATGCCTTACCAAATTACCGTTTCGAGTACTTCCCGTGGTCAGTCGATTTCGGGTGATCGCAGTGGTTCAACCACTGGGATGACTGGTGCTGAAGCAGGTAGCTGTAAGGCAATTACCGGAACTCCATATATGTCGTTTGAGCATATCTCAAGTTGTGGAATGGAAGCGAGAGCAGAAATTCAACAGCGTACTATGGGGTCTGTTATGCTGGGAAAGCACCCAATGACCGGCGCTAAACCGGGGCCAGAGGGCCTAACCGGGGCGCAGATCGGAGCTTGTAAATTAGTTACTGGAACGCCATACCAAGGTGCAGGTCAAACTGCAGCAGTATGCGGTGGTCAAGCAAATGCAGCTCGCCCTGGCGAGTCAGACTTTCCACAACTAATGCGCAGCAATGTTCCCGCTGCGCCGGTCAATGCACCACAGATGATGCGACAAGCTGCTCCTGTCGTAATGCAAACACCGGTTGTTGCGCCTCCACAAGAAGCGCCACAACAAGGTTCGCGTATTACAGGTGACGGCTGGGACCGCAGTAGCAAAGTGACCGGAACGGAAGGCGAATGGGCAACCAAACGCAACCCTTCTTACCGTGGTGGCAATAGTAAGCCAGCGCAGGTAATGGGGGCTCATAATTACCGTCCGCAAGCAATGCCAGAAGTTCCACAAAGCGTAATTACAGGTTCTGCAGGAAATACCGATACTGGCGCGAAAGTGACCTTATCGGGTGGCGCGCGCGCCTAA
- a CDS encoding ribulose bisphosphate carboxylase small subunit: protein MSFNTTDYRTKFTMETFGFLPELTADEIYDQIVYLINQGWAPSIEHDTVANIQSTYWDMWKLPFFGMRDPNAVLAEIEECRRQYPDHLIRVVGYDNYTQCKGHEFVVYKPRGM, encoded by the coding sequence ATGTCTTTTAACACAACTGATTACCGCACTAAGTTCACAATGGAAACATTTGGTTTCCTACCAGAGCTTACTGCTGATGAAATCTACGACCAGATCGTGTACCTAATCAACCAAGGTTGGGCACCATCAATCGAGCATGATACTGTTGCGAATATCCAATCGACATACTGGGATATGTGGAAGCTACCATTCTTTGGTATGCGTGATCCGAACGCAGTATTGGCGGAGATTGAAGAATGTCGTCGTCAATACCCAGACCACCTGATTCGCGTTGTTGGTTACGACAACTACACTCAGTGTAAAGGTCATGAGTTCGTAGTTTACAAACCACGTGGCATGTAA
- a CDS encoding form I ribulose bisphosphate carboxylase large subunit gives MAQTFDAGVQDYQLTYWTPDYVPLDTDLLACFKIVGQQGVPREEVAAAVAAESSTGTWTTVWTDLLTDMDFYKGRAYRIEEVPGDKEAFYAFIAYPLDLFEEGSVVNVLTSLVGNVFGFKALRSLRLEDIRFPIAYIKTCMGPPNGIQVERDRMNKYGRPLLGCTIKPKLGLSGKNYGRAVYECLRGGLDFTKDDENINSQPFMRWQNRFEFVAEAVNKAQEVTGEKKGHYLNVTAATPEDMYERAEFAKDLGQPIIMHDFITGGFTANTGLAKWCRKNGILLHIHRAMHAVIDRNPRHGIHFRVLAKCLRLSGGDQLHTGTVVGKLEGDRASTLGFVDQLREAFVPEDRSRGVFFDQDWGSMPGVFAVASGGIHVWHMPALVTIFGDDSVLQFGGGTQGHPGGNAAGAAANRVALEACVKARNEGRDVEREGADILRDAARYSPELAVALETWKEIKFEFDTVDKLDA, from the coding sequence ATGGCACAAACATTTGATGCTGGTGTACAAGACTACCAGTTGACTTATTGGACTCCAGACTATGTACCTTTAGACACAGACCTATTGGCTTGTTTCAAAATCGTAGGTCAGCAAGGTGTTCCGCGTGAAGAAGTTGCAGCAGCGGTTGCAGCAGAATCTTCAACAGGTACTTGGACCACAGTATGGACCGACCTATTAACGGATATGGACTTCTACAAAGGACGTGCATACCGAATCGAAGAAGTACCAGGTGATAAAGAAGCGTTCTACGCATTCATCGCTTACCCACTAGACCTATTTGAAGAAGGTTCAGTTGTAAACGTACTAACTTCATTGGTAGGTAACGTATTCGGCTTTAAAGCACTACGTTCACTGCGTCTAGAAGACATCCGTTTCCCAATCGCATACATCAAAACGTGTATGGGACCACCAAACGGTATCCAAGTTGAACGTGATCGTATGAACAAATACGGCCGTCCACTACTAGGTTGTACCATCAAGCCAAAACTAGGTTTGTCAGGTAAGAACTACGGTCGTGCGGTATACGAGTGTCTACGTGGCGGTCTAGACTTCACGAAAGATGACGAAAACATCAACTCACAACCGTTCATGCGTTGGCAGAACCGTTTCGAGTTTGTTGCAGAAGCGGTAAACAAAGCGCAAGAAGTAACAGGCGAGAAAAAAGGTCACTACCTAAACGTAACGGCAGCAACCCCAGAAGACATGTACGAGCGTGCTGAATTCGCGAAAGACCTAGGTCAGCCAATCATCATGCACGACTTCATCACTGGTGGTTTCACAGCGAACACGGGTCTAGCAAAATGGTGTCGTAAAAACGGTATCCTGCTACACATCCACCGCGCGATGCACGCAGTAATCGACCGTAACCCACGTCACGGTATTCACTTCCGCGTACTAGCGAAATGTCTACGTCTATCTGGTGGTGACCAACTTCACACAGGTACAGTTGTAGGTAAACTAGAAGGTGACCGCGCGTCAACGCTAGGTTTTGTTGACCAACTACGTGAAGCATTCGTACCAGAAGACCGTTCACGCGGTGTATTCTTCGACCAAGATTGGGGTTCAATGCCAGGTGTATTCGCAGTTGCATCAGGTGGTATCCACGTATGGCACATGCCAGCGCTAGTAACCATCTTCGGTGATGACTCAGTTCTACAGTTCGGTGGTGGTACGCAAGGTCACCCAGGCGGTAACGCGGCAGGTGCTGCGGCAAACCGTGTAGCGCTAGAAGCGTGTGTTAAAGCACGTAACGAAGGTCGTGATGTAGAGCGTGAAGGTGCAGACATCCTACGTGACGCAGCGCGTTACTCTCCAGAGCTAGCAGTAGCCCTAGAGACTTGGAAAGAAATCAAGTTCGAATTCGACACAGTAGATAAGCTAGACGCCTAA
- a CDS encoding SCP2 sterol-binding domain-containing protein yields MAELFSDDWMNQLKDAWNADPEVKDALAKINFCSTISCGFKSDDNPTGVFVVENGECTRAGNWNGETSDWDMRADEDNWQKWMKKPLGMTSMGMAVATGKLKFAKGDFGSMIKNPSMAGPFIKSFALMSKIG; encoded by the coding sequence ATGGCAGAACTTTTTTCAGACGATTGGATGAATCAACTTAAAGATGCATGGAATGCAGATCCAGAAGTAAAAGATGCCTTGGCAAAAATCAACTTCTGCTCAACCATTAGCTGTGGTTTTAAATCTGATGACAACCCAACCGGTGTTTTCGTTGTCGAAAATGGTGAGTGTACTCGCGCCGGCAACTGGAACGGTGAAACGTCTGATTGGGATATGCGCGCCGATGAAGATAACTGGCAAAAATGGATGAAAAAGCCACTTGGCATGACATCTATGGGCATGGCTGTTGCCACAGGTAAACTTAAATTTGCTAAAGGCGATTTTGGCTCGATGATCAAAAATCCATCGATGGCAGGCCCTTTCATTAAAAGCTTTGCTTTAATGTCCAAAATCGGGTAA
- the purT gene encoding formate-dependent phosphoribosylglycinamide formyltransferase has protein sequence MTTIGTPFSATAVRAMLCGSGELGKEVVIELQRLGVEVIAVDRYANAPAMQVADRSHVINMLDGEALRALIEQEKPDMVIPEIEAIATDTLAAMEQEGLRVIPNARTTQLTMNREGIRRLAAEELGLATSTYEFADNLTDFTASVHQVGMPCVIKPIMSSSGKGQSVIKSADDIQSAWDYAQEGGRAGKGRVIIEGFVDFDYEITLLTIRHKDGISFCEPIGHYQEDGDYRQSWQPHPMSPTALSNAQEIAHKVTEALCGETGRGIFGVELFVKGDSVFFSEVSPRPHDTGLVTLISQDLSEFALHVRAILNLPIPNIVQHGPSASAVILPTGTSTQTSFSHLDQALAETDTQIRLFGKPEINGRRRMGVGLARASNIDSAVEKAKRVAAAVQVNF, from the coding sequence ATGACAACTATCGGTACCCCATTTTCTGCTACGGCGGTGCGCGCCATGCTTTGCGGTTCAGGCGAACTGGGCAAAGAGGTCGTAATTGAACTGCAACGCCTAGGCGTTGAAGTGATTGCTGTAGATCGTTACGCAAACGCCCCCGCCATGCAAGTTGCCGATCGCAGTCACGTGATTAACATGCTTGATGGCGAAGCACTGAGAGCATTAATCGAACAAGAAAAACCAGACATGGTCATTCCGGAAATTGAAGCCATCGCCACCGATACACTTGCCGCCATGGAGCAAGAAGGGCTGCGAGTGATTCCAAATGCACGCACAACCCAATTAACCATGAACCGCGAAGGCATTCGTCGTTTGGCCGCAGAAGAACTCGGCCTAGCAACCTCCACATATGAATTTGCCGATAACCTCACTGACTTTACCGCTTCAGTACATCAAGTAGGAATGCCGTGTGTTATCAAACCAATTATGAGCTCTTCAGGTAAAGGGCAGAGTGTCATCAAAAGTGCCGACGACATTCAATCGGCATGGGATTACGCACAAGAAGGCGGACGCGCCGGTAAAGGTCGTGTGATTATCGAAGGCTTTGTTGACTTTGATTACGAAATTACCCTTTTAACGATTCGCCATAAAGACGGCATCAGCTTTTGTGAACCGATTGGCCACTACCAAGAAGATGGTGACTACCGCCAATCTTGGCAACCGCACCCAATGAGCCCGACAGCACTGAGCAACGCTCAAGAGATTGCGCACAAAGTGACCGAAGCCCTATGTGGTGAGACGGGACGTGGTATTTTTGGTGTCGAACTTTTTGTTAAAGGCGATTCGGTATTCTTCTCTGAAGTCTCACCACGTCCACACGATACCGGCCTAGTGACCCTAATTTCACAAGATTTATCAGAATTTGCGCTACACGTCCGCGCTATTCTTAATCTTCCAATTCCTAATATTGTGCAACATGGCCCAAGCGCTTCAGCAGTCATTTTACCAACTGGAACCTCAACACAAACCAGCTTCAGCCATCTCGATCAGGCACTGGCAGAAACAGACACGCAAATTCGTTTATTTGGTAAACCGGAAATCAATGGCCGTCGCCGCATGGGCGTTGGTTTAGCCCGCGCCAGCAACATCGATAGCGCAGTCGAAAAAGCCAAACGGGTTGCCGCTGCAGTTCAGGTTAACTTTTAA
- a CDS encoding flagellar protein FliS — translation MTTQPTQRTVQNSILAEYQRNPQKEKALATNPEEAVALLLQGAINKGNLAIECHNTRSFTEKGFHIGRMTSIVDALRERLNFNFKIGYDLETLYYYVDLCLQESVYEVGTDKLEAAIQILEEIQTAWSISIEDALAKTA, via the coding sequence ATGACAACTCAACCGACACAAAGAACGGTACAGAATTCCATACTTGCCGAATATCAGCGTAATCCTCAGAAAGAAAAAGCCTTGGCGACAAATCCAGAAGAAGCTGTCGCACTTTTACTGCAAGGAGCAATTAACAAAGGCAATCTTGCAATTGAATGCCACAACACACGTAGCTTCACTGAAAAAGGATTCCATATTGGACGCATGACGAGCATTGTTGATGCTTTACGCGAACGCCTTAACTTCAATTTCAAAATTGGCTATGACTTAGAAACACTTTATTACTATGTCGACTTATGCCTCCAAGAATCGGTATACGAAGTCGGTACCGACAAGCTTGAAGCCGCTATTCAGATTCTTGAAGAAATTCAAACCGCTTGGAGCATCTCCATTGAAGACGCTCTGGCAAAGACAGCTTAG
- the rpoH gene encoding RNA polymerase sigma factor RpoH encodes MTANLLAKPNVSKNGLATASALDLAPGKNLEAYLRTVQSIHQLSAEEERALAERLYYQKDLDAARQLILSSLRYVVPVARSYNGYGLPLGDIIQEGNIGLMKAVKRFNPEESVRLMTFAVHWIRAEINEYVIKNWRIVKTATTKAQRKLFFKLRSSKKSLEWFGNSDADQLAKELGVTRKDVLEMESRMYGKDISVDMPDDDDNQNTTFPILVSQEADPAQVLEQENYAEYEMQRMQNALASLDERSRDILQKRWLTENKIGLKELSEEYGVSMERIRQVEKQALNKLKAQMLA; translated from the coding sequence ATGACCGCTAACTTATTAGCCAAACCCAACGTCTCTAAAAATGGATTAGCTACAGCTTCTGCGTTGGACTTAGCCCCAGGTAAAAACCTCGAGGCCTACTTACGTACCGTACAAAGCATTCATCAACTCAGCGCGGAAGAAGAACGCGCCTTAGCAGAACGCTTGTACTATCAAAAAGATCTTGATGCCGCGCGCCAATTAATTCTTTCATCACTACGCTATGTAGTACCCGTTGCACGTTCTTACAACGGCTACGGACTTCCCTTAGGCGATATTATTCAAGAAGGTAATATCGGTCTAATGAAAGCTGTCAAACGCTTTAATCCTGAGGAAAGCGTACGCTTAATGACCTTTGCAGTGCATTGGATTCGTGCTGAAATCAACGAATACGTGATTAAAAACTGGCGAATTGTCAAAACCGCAACAACCAAGGCACAACGTAAACTGTTTTTTAAACTGCGCAGCAGCAAAAAATCCCTTGAGTGGTTTGGCAACAGCGATGCGGATCAACTCGCAAAAGAACTGGGCGTAACCCGTAAAGACGTTTTAGAAATGGAAAGCCGTATGTACGGTAAAGACATTTCTGTCGATATGCCGGATGACGATGACAACCAAAATACCACCTTTCCAATTTTGGTTAGTCAAGAAGCCGACCCTGCGCAGGTACTGGAACAAGAAAACTATGCTGAGTATGAGATGCAGCGAATGCAAAATGCCCTTGCCTCTTTGGATGAGCGTAGCCGAGACATCCTACAAAAACGCTGGCTCACAGAAAACAAAATCGGTTTAAAAGAGCTTTCGGAAGAATATGGCGTTTCCATGGAACGTATCCGCCAAGTTGAAAAACAGGCGCTGAACAAACTCAAAGCTCAGATGCTCGCCTAA